Proteins from one Chitinophaga oryzae genomic window:
- the mutS gene encoding DNA mismatch repair protein MutS has product MAKSKSEETPLMLQHKAIKDKYPDAVLLFRVGDFYETFNEDAVIASRVLGIVLTKRANGSASYVDLAGFPHHSLDTYLHKLVKAGHRVAVCDQLEDPKTVKGIVKRGVTEMVTPGVAVNDKLLENASNNFLAAVHFGKDITGVSFLDISTGEFIIAEGSTEYVDKLLQSFRPAEVVFARQQQKHFKATFGSRFYTYNLDEWIFTTSYAEDILLKHFQTHSLKGFGVEGMDAAIIAAGATMHYLKDTEHPHLQHITRIQRISQEDFLWMDRFTVRNLELLHSSVENGHTLLKVLDNTVTPMGARLLKRWLVFPLRDIAQINQRLDTLTFFIKETELAQQLVHHLKLTGDLERLVSKIPLRKINPREVMQLARSLEQVQAVQELLGKSGNDYLLRLNEKLDACAPILTRILNEVMENPPVLVNKGGVIRDGVNKELDELRGIATKGKDYLLQIQQKESEATGIPSLKIAFNNVFGYYLEVTNTHKNKVPDTWIRKQTLANAERYITPELKEYEEKIVGAEDKILALETRLFDELLAALQPFIEPVQQDAQVFAQLDCLLCFANNALQYKYRRPVITDGYQLDIREGRHPVIERGLPAGESYVANDIQLNKDDQQIIILTGPNMSGKSALLRQTALITLMAHMGSFVPATSAEIGLTDKIFTRVGASDNLSGGESTFMVEMNETASIINTITPRSLVILDEIGRGTSTYDGISIAWSIVEYLHDMTDHRPKTLFATHYHELNELENKHARVKNFHITNMESGNKIIFLRKLAPGGSRHSFGIHVARMAGMPPELINRANEVLANLEEKHIDTSLQKNIKNITTPTQKLQLNIFDAHSDTFQQIREKLGTVDINRLTPVEALLKLNEIKEMIN; this is encoded by the coding sequence ATGGCAAAAAGTAAATCAGAAGAAACGCCACTGATGCTACAGCATAAGGCTATCAAAGACAAATACCCGGATGCAGTACTATTATTCCGCGTGGGCGACTTTTACGAAACCTTCAACGAAGACGCAGTGATTGCCTCAAGGGTACTGGGCATTGTGTTAACCAAAAGAGCCAATGGATCTGCTTCTTACGTTGACCTCGCAGGTTTTCCCCATCACTCGCTGGACACCTATCTGCACAAACTGGTAAAAGCCGGTCATCGTGTGGCCGTCTGCGACCAGCTGGAAGACCCTAAAACCGTTAAAGGCATTGTAAAACGCGGGGTGACAGAAATGGTAACGCCCGGCGTAGCGGTGAATGACAAACTACTGGAGAACGCCAGCAACAACTTCCTAGCAGCCGTTCACTTCGGCAAAGACATCACCGGCGTTTCCTTTCTCGATATCTCCACCGGCGAATTCATCATCGCCGAAGGCAGCACCGAGTATGTGGACAAGCTCCTGCAGAGCTTCCGCCCGGCAGAAGTAGTGTTTGCCCGCCAGCAACAGAAACATTTCAAAGCTACCTTCGGCAGCCGCTTTTATACGTATAACCTCGACGAGTGGATCTTTACCACCAGTTACGCAGAAGACATCCTGCTGAAACATTTTCAGACCCACTCCCTCAAAGGGTTTGGCGTAGAAGGCATGGACGCCGCCATCATCGCGGCCGGCGCTACCATGCACTATCTGAAAGACACCGAACATCCGCACCTGCAACATATCACCCGCATACAGCGCATCAGCCAGGAGGACTTCCTCTGGATGGACCGCTTCACCGTGCGTAACCTGGAACTGCTGCACAGCAGCGTGGAAAACGGTCACACCCTGCTTAAAGTGCTGGACAACACCGTCACCCCCATGGGCGCCCGCCTGCTCAAACGCTGGCTGGTATTTCCCCTCCGCGACATCGCCCAGATCAACCAACGGCTGGACACGCTCACCTTCTTCATCAAAGAAACGGAACTGGCCCAGCAACTGGTGCATCACCTCAAACTTACCGGCGACCTGGAAAGGCTGGTATCCAAAATCCCGCTGCGTAAAATCAACCCACGGGAAGTAATGCAGCTGGCCCGCTCCCTCGAACAGGTACAGGCCGTACAGGAGCTGCTGGGGAAAAGCGGAAACGACTACCTGTTACGCCTCAACGAAAAACTGGACGCCTGCGCGCCTATCCTCACCAGGATCCTCAATGAAGTGATGGAGAATCCGCCGGTGCTGGTCAACAAGGGCGGCGTTATCCGTGATGGCGTCAATAAGGAACTGGACGAGCTGCGCGGCATCGCCACCAAAGGCAAAGACTACCTCCTGCAGATACAGCAGAAAGAATCAGAAGCCACCGGCATCCCTTCCCTGAAAATAGCGTTCAACAACGTTTTCGGCTATTACCTGGAAGTGACCAACACCCACAAGAACAAAGTACCCGATACCTGGATACGTAAACAAACGCTGGCCAACGCCGAACGTTATATTACGCCGGAGCTGAAAGAGTATGAAGAAAAAATCGTGGGCGCCGAAGATAAAATACTGGCGCTGGAAACACGGCTGTTCGACGAACTGCTGGCAGCGCTGCAACCATTTATAGAACCGGTGCAGCAGGACGCGCAGGTATTTGCGCAGCTCGACTGCCTTCTTTGCTTCGCCAACAACGCGCTGCAATATAAATACCGCCGGCCGGTCATCACCGACGGTTACCAGCTGGACATCCGCGAAGGCCGCCACCCGGTGATAGAAAGAGGCCTGCCAGCCGGCGAAAGCTATGTGGCCAACGATATCCAGCTCAATAAAGACGATCAGCAGATCATCATCCTGACCGGTCCCAACATGAGCGGTAAATCGGCGCTGCTGCGGCAAACCGCCCTCATCACCCTGATGGCGCATATGGGTAGCTTCGTACCCGCCACCAGTGCCGAGATCGGGCTGACCGACAAAATATTTACGCGTGTAGGCGCTTCCGATAACCTGAGCGGCGGCGAATCTACCTTTATGGTGGAAATGAACGAAACCGCCAGCATTATCAATACCATTACGCCCCGCAGCCTCGTGATACTGGACGAGATCGGCCGCGGCACCAGCACCTACGACGGCATTTCCATCGCATGGAGCATCGTGGAATACCTGCATGATATGACCGACCACCGCCCGAAAACGCTGTTTGCCACGCACTATCACGAACTCAATGAGCTGGAAAACAAACATGCCCGGGTGAAAAACTTCCATATCACCAATATGGAATCCGGTAACAAGATCATTTTCCTGCGTAAGCTGGCGCCAGGTGGCAGCCGCCACAGCTTCGGTATCCATGTGGCCCGTATGGCCGGTATGCCGCCGGAACTGATCAACCGCGCCAATGAAGTACTGGCCAACCTGGAGGAAAAACATATCGACACATCCTTACAGAAAAATATCAAAAATATTACGACGCCCACGCAAAAACTGCAGCTCAATATTTTTGACGCGCATAGCGATACGTTCCAGCAGATACGGGAGAAGCTGGGTACGGTGGACATCAACAGGCTGACCCCTGTGGAAGCTTTGCTGAAACTGAACGAGATCAAAGAGATGATCAATTAA
- a CDS encoding SusD/RagB family nutrient-binding outer membrane lipoprotein — translation MKHVNKWGLGVAVAGMMLTACTKNFEDINQNPQVSEDVPPEMLITQSAKSIVDRDFDWFYDGYTYQLQWMQFGVAAPGSSPTGLFSPTNTNDFYNAFYKSIGRNLVEIEAVVSRKAEAERAQYGNVLAIAKILKVYSAWRASDANGSMPYTNAFQARSDANFTPTYDTQEKLFPIWEAELKAAITTLQSGLSGQASPGNADIFYKGDVKSWVKAANVLRIKLAMRQLKRSADKATAIIKDAMTVTDGLFVSNAEEWKFLSADENFARAGNWAMDNNPLSASKNMLDYMYNNNDPRLGIFYEKNSYTKELVDSLIKGGVFPATATYNERRYFGLPASPDRRKAPADAEVFKVKRYTMTFMVDGESQKVTRTLDTVSAVQRRLFDLDAENGNQNGARYTQPILSYAEQCFMLAELAVRGIITGTAETYYKNGVEASIKAYDDMGREAKIRDYAPLDAAAIAAYLEKPNVAFTGTNDVLLEKINIQNFLNLFKSPWEAWGAWKRAGIPKVGGILPFEPMQVAGQTVAIPRRWALPQPTIANQTNWRNAINEMQQTGEYGNADNDFTGRVWWDKK, via the coding sequence ATGAAACATGTAAATAAATGGGGTTTGGGCGTAGCAGTAGCAGGTATGATGCTGACCGCCTGTACCAAAAACTTTGAAGATATCAACCAAAACCCGCAGGTAAGTGAAGACGTACCACCGGAAATGTTGATCACCCAGTCTGCCAAAAGCATTGTAGACCGCGATTTTGACTGGTTCTATGACGGCTACACCTACCAGCTGCAATGGATGCAGTTTGGTGTGGCGGCTCCGGGATCGTCTCCCACCGGTCTTTTCAGCCCAACCAACACCAACGACTTCTATAATGCCTTTTACAAAAGCATTGGCCGCAACCTTGTGGAAATAGAAGCGGTAGTGTCCAGGAAAGCCGAAGCAGAACGCGCACAGTATGGTAACGTACTGGCGATCGCTAAAATACTGAAGGTGTACAGCGCCTGGAGAGCTTCTGACGCCAACGGCAGTATGCCGTACACCAACGCATTCCAGGCCCGGTCCGATGCCAACTTTACGCCTACTTATGATACGCAGGAAAAGCTGTTCCCCATCTGGGAAGCCGAGCTGAAAGCCGCTATCACTACCCTGCAAAGCGGTCTCTCCGGACAGGCCTCTCCGGGTAACGCCGACATCTTTTACAAAGGTGATGTCAAAAGTTGGGTGAAAGCTGCCAATGTGCTCCGTATCAAACTGGCGATGCGTCAGCTGAAAAGATCAGCAGACAAAGCAACCGCTATCATTAAGGACGCAATGACCGTTACCGACGGCCTCTTCGTAAGCAATGCCGAGGAATGGAAGTTCCTTTCTGCTGACGAAAACTTTGCCCGCGCCGGTAACTGGGCAATGGACAACAATCCGCTGTCTGCCAGCAAAAATATGCTGGACTACATGTACAATAACAATGATCCCCGCCTGGGTATCTTCTACGAAAAAAACAGCTATACCAAAGAACTGGTGGACAGCCTTATCAAAGGAGGTGTTTTTCCGGCTACCGCTACATATAATGAACGCCGTTACTTTGGTCTGCCGGCCAGCCCCGACAGAAGAAAAGCGCCGGCGGATGCCGAGGTATTCAAGGTAAAACGTTATACCATGACTTTCATGGTGGACGGCGAGTCGCAGAAAGTGACCCGTACGCTGGACACCGTGTCCGCTGTACAACGCCGTTTGTTTGACCTCGATGCTGAAAATGGCAACCAGAACGGCGCCCGCTATACGCAGCCGATCCTGAGTTATGCTGAACAGTGCTTCATGCTGGCTGAACTGGCTGTAAGAGGTATCATCACCGGTACTGCGGAAACCTACTATAAAAATGGTGTGGAAGCTTCTATCAAAGCGTATGACGATATGGGCCGCGAAGCTAAAATCCGCGACTATGCGCCGCTGGACGCTGCTGCTATCGCCGCCTACCTGGAAAAACCGAATGTTGCCTTTACCGGTACCAACGACGTGCTGCTGGAAAAAATCAACATCCAGAACTTCCTGAACCTGTTCAAATCTCCCTGGGAAGCCTGGGGCGCCTGGAAAAGAGCCGGTATCCCCAAAGTGGGCGGTATCCTGCCTTTTGAACCGATGCAGGTAGCCGGCCAGACCGTGGCGATCCCCCGCCGCTGGGCACTGCCGCAGCCAACCATCGCCAACCAGACCAACTGGAGAAACGCTATCAACGAAATGCAGCAAACCGGTGAATACGGCAACGCCGATAACGATTTCACCGGCCGCGTATGGTGGGATAAAAAATAG
- a CDS encoding SusC/RagA family TonB-linked outer membrane protein, which produces MRRSFLLTTLLFLCCCFAAWAQDKKAVTGTVKDEKGTPLPGVTVKEKGTANGAMSGADGTFKVQVASDATLVLSYIGFMNQEVPVNGQTTLTIVLKEDNKNLNEVVVTAMGMKREQRKLGYAVTELKGADVAKTNSINPVSALQGKVAGLDISAAAGGPAAAPRIVLRGAKSLNGKDQPIFIVDGVIFENDESAADVNFGNVLKNLNPDDYESVTVLKGAAATALYGSRAINGAILITTKKGNARKGIGVTVSQTAQIEKVYRGAIDLQNGYGQGIDGTYDNTAGGYSFGPKMDGRMVQLPNGTSVPFTPKPNNAKDLYQTGKYFNTNVAMEGGNDKGTFRLSYSHLDNNSVSPNNSFGRNTFAFRGSSQISRVLSADAGVTYATSKTLNPDRQGGDYTNYNIGRKWVYVFPRNYDPSIWSKPENYLGPNGGRANLSTNPGADYFYQQAYNSWTRKESLITGNFSLTAEATSWLKFVGKANFSSEQSTDERKEVGTAAFFKGSDGFYSVAGVNKSQYTFTGMAIITPKLGKKFDGNLNLGAETWNSGIGKQYNNYSQGGLRIPFLYDISNSVGAPIVKNDPLLRKRINSVFFAASLAYNNELFLDVTGRNDWSSALTYPKGSKGTTTNSYFYPSVSAAWEFTQTLKEEMPSWISYGKLRASYAMVGGDLDPYQINTGYYTTGLFQGSSTGENLPLVNIFNSDILPNMALKPSISKSWELGANVRFFNNRLGFDFAWYRTNITNQIINLPTPIESGVTSRYINAGSMINRGIELSINGTPIQNKNFTWDVTLNGSRNKNKIVSLTPGVDQLQLNEDQGVKAIASVGGSYGNLVTDYGYTRDANGKPIITLGGSDFPYKFVRGNAVVGNIMPDFNLGLQNNFTYKNWSLGVLIQARIGGDFFSASHQYGTGRGTTANTMYGRDSEHGGITFTDGSGVTRNDGMIPDAVFQKGTTISKDGQNIVLDGMTYQQAYEKGYVSPLTPFQYYGMIGDWGIGIREASVFDASYVALREVSLGYSLPTDLVQRWRLNSLRVSLVGRNLGYLFNNLPDHINPEAVRNNKTSAFSEYGAVPFVRNMGLTVQVGF; this is translated from the coding sequence ATGCGAAGATCATTTCTTCTCACCACGTTGCTTTTCTTATGCTGCTGCTTTGCTGCATGGGCGCAGGATAAAAAAGCTGTTACGGGAACCGTAAAAGATGAAAAAGGAACGCCTTTGCCGGGTGTAACGGTAAAGGAAAAAGGAACCGCCAACGGCGCCATGTCGGGTGCTGATGGTACCTTTAAAGTACAGGTGGCTTCCGATGCTACACTGGTCCTCTCTTACATCGGTTTTATGAATCAGGAGGTGCCGGTAAACGGGCAAACCACCCTGACCATCGTCTTGAAAGAAGACAACAAAAATCTGAACGAAGTAGTGGTTACCGCCATGGGTATGAAACGTGAACAACGTAAACTCGGCTATGCGGTAACAGAATTGAAAGGTGCGGACGTGGCCAAAACCAACTCCATCAACCCGGTGTCTGCCCTGCAGGGTAAAGTGGCCGGCCTTGATATCTCCGCTGCTGCCGGTGGCCCTGCCGCAGCTCCCCGTATCGTGCTGCGCGGCGCCAAATCACTGAACGGTAAAGATCAGCCGATCTTCATCGTGGATGGTGTGATCTTCGAAAACGATGAAAGTGCTGCCGACGTAAACTTCGGTAACGTACTGAAAAATCTCAACCCGGACGATTACGAGTCAGTAACTGTGCTGAAAGGCGCTGCTGCTACCGCTCTTTATGGTTCCCGCGCTATTAACGGCGCCATCCTCATTACCACCAAAAAAGGTAATGCAAGAAAAGGAATAGGCGTTACCGTTAGCCAGACCGCCCAGATCGAAAAAGTATACCGTGGCGCTATCGACCTGCAAAATGGTTACGGCCAGGGTATCGACGGTACCTACGACAACACTGCCGGCGGTTACAGCTTCGGTCCTAAAATGGACGGCAGAATGGTGCAGCTGCCCAACGGCACAAGCGTACCCTTTACGCCTAAACCCAACAACGCCAAAGATCTTTACCAAACCGGTAAATACTTTAACACCAACGTGGCCATGGAAGGCGGTAACGACAAAGGAACTTTCCGCTTGTCTTACTCCCACCTGGACAATAACTCCGTTTCTCCGAACAACAGCTTCGGCAGAAACACTTTCGCTTTCCGTGGTTCTTCCCAGATCTCCAGAGTGCTGAGCGCAGACGCGGGCGTAACCTATGCCACTTCCAAAACACTGAACCCCGACCGTCAGGGTGGTGACTATACCAACTACAACATCGGCCGTAAATGGGTATATGTGTTTCCGCGTAACTACGATCCTTCTATCTGGAGCAAACCGGAAAACTACCTCGGGCCCAACGGTGGCCGTGCCAACCTGAGCACCAACCCGGGCGCTGACTATTTCTATCAGCAGGCTTACAACAGCTGGACCCGTAAAGAGTCCCTGATCACCGGTAACTTCTCCCTCACCGCAGAAGCTACAAGCTGGCTGAAATTCGTTGGTAAAGCCAACTTCAGCAGCGAACAGTCTACCGATGAACGTAAAGAAGTTGGTACTGCCGCCTTCTTTAAAGGTTCGGATGGTTTCTACTCTGTAGCAGGCGTGAACAAGTCCCAGTACACCTTCACCGGTATGGCGATCATCACACCGAAACTCGGTAAGAAATTCGATGGTAACCTGAACCTGGGTGCTGAAACATGGAACAGCGGTATCGGTAAACAATACAACAACTACTCCCAGGGTGGTCTCCGTATCCCCTTCCTGTATGACATCTCCAATAGCGTGGGCGCACCAATTGTAAAGAATGATCCGCTGCTCCGCAAACGTATCAACTCCGTATTTTTCGCGGCTAGCCTCGCGTATAATAACGAATTGTTCCTGGACGTGACCGGCCGTAACGACTGGTCTTCTGCCCTGACTTATCCTAAAGGCAGCAAAGGAACTACCACCAACTCTTATTTCTATCCTTCCGTAAGTGCTGCGTGGGAATTCACCCAGACACTGAAAGAAGAAATGCCTTCCTGGATCAGCTACGGTAAACTGCGCGCCTCTTATGCGATGGTGGGTGGTGACCTCGATCCTTATCAGATCAACACCGGCTATTATACCACCGGTCTGTTCCAGGGCTCTTCTACCGGCGAGAACCTGCCGCTGGTAAACATCTTCAACTCAGACATCCTGCCGAATATGGCCCTGAAACCTTCCATCTCCAAAAGCTGGGAGCTGGGTGCCAATGTTCGCTTCTTCAACAACCGTCTGGGCTTTGACTTCGCCTGGTACCGCACCAATATCACCAACCAGATCATCAATCTGCCGACGCCGATTGAATCCGGTGTTACTTCCCGTTACATCAACGCGGGTAGCATGATCAACAGAGGTATCGAACTGTCTATCAACGGTACGCCTATCCAGAATAAAAACTTTACCTGGGACGTAACGCTGAACGGCAGCCGCAATAAAAACAAAATCGTAAGCCTCACACCGGGTGTTGACCAGCTGCAGCTGAACGAAGACCAGGGCGTAAAAGCCATTGCTTCTGTAGGCGGTAGCTACGGTAACCTGGTAACTGACTACGGTTATACCCGCGACGCCAACGGCAAACCGATCATCACCCTCGGCGGCAGCGACTTCCCTTACAAATTTGTACGCGGTAACGCAGTAGTAGGTAACATCATGCCTGACTTCAACCTGGGCCTGCAGAATAACTTCACCTACAAAAACTGGAGCCTCGGCGTATTGATCCAGGCACGTATCGGTGGTGACTTCTTCTCTGCTTCCCATCAGTATGGTACCGGTCGTGGTACTACTGCCAACACCATGTATGGTCGTGATTCCGAACACGGCGGTATCACCTTTACCGATGGTTCCGGCGTTACCCGCAATGACGGTATGATCCCCGATGCGGTGTTCCAGAAAGGTACCACCATCTCCAAAGATGGCCAGAATATCGTGCTGGATGGTATGACTTACCAGCAGGCGTATGAAAAAGGTTACGTATCCCCGCTGACACCCTTCCAATATTATGGTATGATTGGCGACTGGGGTATCGGTATCCGCGAGGCTTCCGTATTCGATGCTTCTTATGTAGCGCTGCGTGAAGTATCTCTCGGCTACTCCCTGCCTACAGACCTGGTACAACGCTGGAGACTGAACAGCCTGCGTGTATCGCTCGTAGGCCGTAACCTGGGTTACCTGTTCAACAATCTGCCGGACCACATCAACCCGGAAGCAGTACGTAACAACAAAACATCTGCCTTCTCTGAGTATGGCGCTGTACCGTTTGTACGTAACATGGGCCTGACTGTACAGGTAGGATTCTAA
- a CDS encoding SusD/RagB family nutrient-binding outer membrane lipoprotein, with amino-acid sequence MVKSIYTYGTAVLLLWLSLVSCTKNFEKINTDPTAAPVVAPGILLTRGLLYVSGGEFEAWRANLIYCGPMVQHLSSTSLTYVGDKYLYNDGYSGSAFNSFYPNGVKILTTLIEQTKTDPSQANFTAMAKIARVIMLQRLTDLYGNVPYVAAGRGFIDQNFTPAYDAQDAIYAGFAAELQEAAGMLDAGKPTPGNADISGYGGVPGQWKKLAYSLLLRVGLRLSKKTDPSAGRGWVQKALAGGVFTANADAFYIQHAAGDYDNPNSHVIGVYPGSRAETGKDNQGIKLSKFFVDLLKTKADPRLRIISELPKADSTPGGSNDPAVQKGLPNGFDNTSDPVYGIGSTGDANLAHYSQPRQVIAQPNSPNIFITYSEVQLMLAEAAARGWIAGDPVAYFTTGVKSGIWQWTLYSSSISYDDAAATAYATAQAAPLAGTLAAKLEAINTQYYITTFLNEYEAYANWRRSGYPVLKPVNYKNNETNGRIPRRLRYPRNDYDVNRTNVEAANTAQGPDIFMTPVWWDKP; translated from the coding sequence ATGGTTAAATCAATATATACATATGGAACAGCAGTATTGCTGCTATGGCTGTCGCTGGTTTCCTGCACCAAAAACTTTGAGAAAATCAATACCGACCCGACGGCCGCCCCGGTGGTGGCGCCGGGCATCCTGCTCACGAGAGGGCTGCTGTATGTCTCCGGCGGCGAGTTCGAAGCATGGCGGGCCAACCTTATCTACTGCGGTCCTATGGTACAGCATCTTTCCTCCACCAGCCTCACTTACGTGGGAGACAAATACCTGTATAACGATGGTTACAGCGGGTCGGCGTTCAACTCGTTTTATCCCAACGGCGTGAAAATTCTTACCACGCTGATAGAACAGACAAAGACAGATCCGTCACAGGCAAATTTCACAGCCATGGCCAAGATCGCCCGGGTGATCATGTTACAGCGGCTGACGGACCTGTACGGCAATGTGCCTTACGTGGCTGCCGGCAGGGGATTTATCGATCAGAACTTTACGCCCGCCTACGACGCGCAGGATGCTATCTATGCCGGTTTTGCGGCGGAACTGCAGGAGGCTGCGGGCATGCTCGACGCCGGTAAGCCCACCCCGGGCAATGCCGATATTTCCGGCTACGGCGGCGTGCCGGGCCAGTGGAAGAAGCTGGCCTATTCGCTGCTGTTGCGGGTGGGGCTGCGGCTCTCCAAAAAAACAGACCCTTCGGCGGGCAGGGGATGGGTACAGAAAGCGCTGGCTGGTGGCGTGTTTACGGCCAACGCCGATGCGTTTTATATTCAGCATGCCGCCGGTGATTATGATAATCCCAACAGTCACGTGATCGGAGTGTACCCCGGCAGCAGGGCCGAAACCGGGAAAGACAACCAGGGCATTAAACTGTCGAAGTTCTTTGTGGACTTGCTGAAAACCAAAGCAGATCCGCGGTTGCGGATCATTTCCGAATTGCCTAAAGCCGATTCCACCCCCGGCGGTTCCAATGACCCGGCGGTGCAGAAAGGGCTGCCCAACGGGTTTGACAACACTTCAGACCCGGTGTACGGCATCGGCTCCACCGGCGATGCCAACCTGGCGCATTATTCACAGCCGCGGCAGGTCATCGCGCAACCCAATTCCCCGAACATCTTCATCACCTATTCCGAAGTACAGCTGATGCTGGCCGAAGCTGCGGCCCGTGGCTGGATCGCCGGCGACCCCGTGGCTTATTTTACCACCGGTGTAAAGTCCGGCATCTGGCAATGGACGCTGTATTCCTCCTCCATATCGTATGACGATGCAGCAGCCACCGCGTATGCCACCGCGCAGGCGGCGCCGCTGGCGGGAACGCTGGCCGCGAAGCTGGAGGCGATCAATACCCAGTATTATATCACCACTTTCCTGAATGAATACGAAGCTTATGCCAACTGGCGCCGCAGCGGTTACCCGGTACTGAAGCCGGTGAACTACAAGAATAATGAAACCAACGGCCGGATACCGCGCCGGTTGCGTTATCCGAGGAACGATTATGATGTAAACCGCACGAACGTGGAGGCAGCTAATACCGCACAGGGCCCGGATATTTTTATGACGCCGGTGTGGTGGGACAAACCCTGA